A DNA window from Microcystis aeruginosa NIES-843 contains the following coding sequences:
- a CDS encoding succinate--CoA ligase subunit alpha — MKWTDKDQIIMQGIDRPLGKYYAARLKAQGTCLVAGVASGCGGEIIAEIPVFDLVAEAVAEAGEIKTSLILVPPNQVLDAALEAIAAAIPQLIIVTPGVPPLDLVELLKIASTTGTLILGPGSQGVIIPNYLWLGICEPNFYQSGTIGLITRGDRIGDEVAKTLTAAGYGESMAVNLGTDGIIGSNLSQWLQVFEEDDNTEAILLVSQVGGKAEIEAAKYIASAIEKPVIAYLVGLNAGIETNFGDTETIISNQLSYSVAAKNTRKDSLRHFQEAGVTVVEKLADLPASLAKVLC, encoded by the coding sequence ATGAAATGGACAGATAAAGATCAGATAATTATGCAAGGGATCGATCGACCCCTAGGCAAATATTATGCGGCACGATTGAAAGCTCAGGGAACCTGTTTAGTAGCGGGGGTGGCTAGTGGCTGCGGTGGTGAGATAATCGCAGAGATACCAGTGTTTGATCTAGTGGCCGAGGCCGTTGCTGAAGCGGGAGAAATCAAGACCAGTTTAATTTTAGTCCCCCCCAATCAAGTCCTAGATGCGGCCTTAGAAGCGATCGCAGCAGCCATCCCCCAATTAATTATCGTCACCCCCGGAGTTCCCCCCTTGGATCTGGTGGAATTATTAAAGATAGCTAGTACCACCGGGACATTAATTCTCGGACCTGGCAGCCAGGGTGTAATTATTCCCAATTATCTTTGGTTGGGTATTTGTGAACCGAATTTTTATCAATCGGGGACAATCGGTCTGATCACCCGCGGCGATCGCATAGGGGATGAAGTGGCGAAAACTTTAACAGCAGCGGGGTATGGTGAATCTATGGCGGTAAATTTGGGTACTGACGGCATTATTGGCTCCAATTTGTCCCAATGGTTGCAGGTTTTTGAGGAAGATGACAATACCGAGGCAATTCTCCTCGTCAGTCAGGTGGGGGGAAAGGCCGAAATCGAGGCAGCCAAATATATTGCCTCGGCGATCGAAAAACCAGTGATTGCCTATCTTGTGGGGTTAAATGCAGGGATTGAAACCAATTTCGGCGATACAGAAACAATTATTTCTAACCAACTTTCCTACTCTGTTGCCGCTAAGAATACCAGAAAAGATAGCCTACGTCATTTTCAAGAAGCTGGGGTGACAGTGGTGGAAAAATTGGCCGATTTACCCGCCTCTTTAGCTAAAGTCTTGTGCTGA
- a CDS encoding BON domain-containing protein: MKKITTLILSSLLLIGTVACENNAKTSTNAPSSTEETGQVPDTKTVQKNQSDASSQVRRNQLNSDIRAREQRNNLTGGDADRANSDLSSEVRSKLEANIPKGQLTVSAKDGAVVVSGTVETQEQLDKIDPLAKQIKGVNSVKVTAKVALSN, encoded by the coding sequence ATGAAAAAGATCACAACTTTAATCCTCAGCAGCCTTCTACTGATTGGAACTGTGGCTTGTGAGAACAACGCTAAAACTAGCACCAACGCCCCTTCTTCCACAGAGGAAACGGGGCAAGTTCCTGATACTAAAACAGTCCAAAAGAACCAAAGCGATGCGTCTAGTCAAGTGCGCCGAAATCAACTCAATTCTGATATTCGCGCTCGTGAGCAACGCAACAATCTAACTGGAGGAGATGCGGATCGCGCCAACAGTGACCTTTCCAGTGAAGTTCGCTCTAAGCTAGAAGCCAACATCCCGAAAGGGCAACTTACAGTTTCTGCTAAAGATGGAGCGGTAGTCGTCTCTGGAACCGTAGAAACTCAAGAGCAACTCGACAAAATTGACCCCTTGGCAAAACAAATCAAGGGTGTCAATAGTGTCAAAGTTACAGCAAAAGTGGCGTTGTCAAATTGA
- a CDS encoding cyanophycinase: MESTKERGQLIIIGGAEDKEGDCQILREFVRCAGGTKAKIAVLTAATSEPRSAGETYTRVFERLGVEDVRVLDTIHREDADDPENLKIIEEATGAFFTGGDQALIIEHIKGTQLDALLHQRNREGMVVGGTSAGAAIMPDLMIIEGDSETNPRMDAIEMGPGMGFLHSVVIDQHFAQRGRLGRLISALLQQPANLGFGIDEDTAVIVDGDEFKVVGRGAVTIVDESEATYDNLDELLKDEAMAVCGVRLHILPQGFRFNLKTRKPVFSRSIELKDSNPKKEAEVERE; encoded by the coding sequence ATGGAATCCACAAAAGAGCGCGGGCAATTAATCATCATTGGTGGAGCAGAAGACAAAGAAGGAGATTGTCAAATCTTGCGAGAGTTTGTTCGCTGTGCTGGCGGGACTAAAGCTAAAATTGCCGTGTTAACGGCGGCAACAAGTGAGCCTCGTTCGGCTGGAGAAACCTATACCCGAGTGTTTGAGCGACTCGGTGTCGAGGATGTGCGTGTCCTCGATACCATTCACAGGGAAGATGCCGACGATCCAGAAAACCTGAAAATCATTGAGGAAGCCACAGGAGCGTTTTTTACCGGGGGAGATCAAGCCCTAATCATTGAACACATCAAGGGAACTCAGCTAGATGCCTTACTTCACCAACGCAATCGGGAGGGAATGGTGGTAGGTGGGACAAGTGCCGGTGCTGCCATCATGCCCGATCTGATGATTATTGAAGGAGACTCGGAAACCAACCCACGCATGGACGCGATAGAGATGGGTCCGGGAATGGGATTTCTGCACTCAGTGGTGATCGATCAGCATTTTGCCCAGCGCGGACGGCTAGGTCGCCTGATTTCCGCTCTCTTACAGCAGCCAGCTAACTTAGGCTTTGGCATTGACGAAGATACAGCAGTAATTGTGGACGGTGACGAATTTAAAGTGGTGGGGCGTGGGGCTGTAACAATTGTCGATGAATCAGAAGCAACTTATGATAATTTAGACGAACTGCTCAAAGATGAAGCGATGGCAGTGTGTGGAGTCAGGTTGCACATCTTACCTCAAGGATTCCGCTTTAACTTGAAAACTCGCAAGCCCGTTTTCTCTCGATCAATAGAGTTAAAGGATAGCAATCCTAAAAAGGAGGCAGAAGTTGAAAGGGAGTAG
- a CDS encoding type II toxin-antitoxin system RelE/ParE family toxin → MSREKPLYWVASAKKDYLTFPAEVQDDMGYALGLAQLGGKHPKAKPWKGEGAGVFEIVEDHRGDTYRAVYTVRFAEVVYVLHAFQKKSKSGIKTPQEDVKLIVERMKRAQADYESRGTK, encoded by the coding sequence ATGTCGCGGGAAAAACCCTTGTATTGGGTGGCCTCTGCGAAAAAGGACTACCTGACTTTCCCTGCCGAGGTGCAGGACGATATGGGCTATGCCCTTGGTCTAGCGCAGTTGGGGGGTAAACATCCAAAGGCTAAACCTTGGAAGGGTGAAGGGGCAGGAGTATTTGAGATCGTCGAAGATCATCGAGGCGACACTTATCGAGCGGTCTATACTGTGCGCTTCGCTGAAGTTGTTTACGTTCTGCACGCATTCCAGAAAAAGTCGAAGTCTGGAATCAAGACACCTCAAGAGGATGTAAAGCTTATTGTTGAACGGATGAAACGCGCACAAGCGGATTATGAAAGTAGAGGGACAAAATGA
- a CDS encoding helix-turn-helix domain-containing protein, whose protein sequence is MSYLEITRGTTNVFADLGYPDATERQTKTRLALAVNELLKSRKLKQREIAILLNIPQPKVSALKNYRLDQFSVERLMEFLTALNQDVEIVIRPRSDTKEVGHISVLAVQ, encoded by the coding sequence ATGAGCTATTTGGAAATTACTCGTGGCACCACAAACGTTTTCGCTGACCTTGGTTATCCAGACGCAACCGAACGGCAAACGAAAACACGCCTAGCCCTGGCCGTTAACGAACTTCTGAAAAGTCGCAAGCTGAAACAGAGGGAGATTGCCATACTGCTTAATATCCCGCAGCCCAAGGTTTCAGCACTAAAAAACTATCGGCTCGATCAATTTTCAGTTGAACGATTGATGGAATTTCTCACGGCATTGAATCAAGACGTAGAGATCGTCATCCGGCCTCGTAGCGATACAAAAGAGGTCGGACATATTTCTGTTCTAGCAGTGCAATAA
- a CDS encoding lmo0937 family membrane protein produces the protein MFDLVWTAVVILFILWLLGFSINIGGSLIHLLLVLVLIGVVYNLFMRRR, from the coding sequence ATGTTTGATCTCGTTTGGACTGCCGTTGTTATACTTTTCATCCTCTGGTTGTTAGGATTCTCCATTAACATTGGCGGCAGCTTAATCCACCTGCTTTTGGTTTTGGTGCTGATTGGCGTTGTCTACAACTTGTTTATGAGGCGACGGTAA
- a CDS encoding CsbD family protein, whose product MSLQQIRRFFVTIILTIMLAITIAFDFGTTNSWAATLPTQSQTQIASMNRAKAVTKNIEGKAQEAIGNMTGDPKDQMMGKAKQVESQARNAAEDIKDQMKLKGRAKAVTKNIEGKAQEAIGKATGNRQDQVAGKAKQVESQVRNAVEDVKDTVQDILN is encoded by the coding sequence ATGTCACTTCAACAGATTCGTCGCTTTTTTGTCACCATTATTTTAACTATAATGCTGGCAATTACTATAGCTTTTGATTTTGGAACTACAAATAGTTGGGCTGCAACTTTACCCACCCAATCGCAGACTCAAATCGCAAGCATGAATCGAGCCAAGGCAGTTACGAAAAATATTGAAGGCAAAGCTCAAGAAGCGATTGGCAACATGACAGGCGATCCCAAAGATCAGATGATGGGAAAAGCCAAGCAAGTCGAAAGTCAGGCTCGTAACGCAGCAGAAGATATAAAAGACCAGATGAAGTTAAAAGGGCGGGCAAAAGCAGTCACAAAGAACATTGAAGGCAAAGCTCAAGAAGCGATAGGTAAAGCTACTGGCAACCGCCAAGATCAAGTTGCTGGAAAAGCTAAACAAGTCGAAAGCCAAGTTCGCAATGCAGTAGAAGATGTGAAAGATACGGTTCAAGATATACTCAATTAA
- a CDS encoding YggT family protein: MNHDRDDETNLERRQELLHDEEAFRLDQEEKRLRSARRSNTLNWIINSIFGLAGIGQILLVMRFLLRLFGANPQNQFAQLINHLSAPFIAPFSTLFISPASSGGANIFDVNIVIAIVAYALLSYTLHGYNLHFFLKSL; the protein is encoded by the coding sequence ATGAATCACGATCGGGATGATGAAACCAATCTTGAGCGGCGACAAGAACTGCTACATGATGAAGAGGCTTTTCGACTTGATCAAGAAGAGAAACGCCTGCGATCTGCCAGACGAAGTAATACCTTAAATTGGATAATTAATAGCATTTTCGGGCTGGCAGGAATAGGGCAAATACTACTGGTAATGAGGTTCTTGCTGCGTTTGTTTGGTGCGAACCCACAAAATCAATTTGCTCAGTTGATTAATCATCTATCTGCACCTTTCATTGCGCCATTTTCCACCTTATTCATTAGTCCTGCTTCATCTGGTGGAGCAAACATATTTGATGTTAATATTGTGATTGCGATCGTAGCCTATGCTCTCTTGAGCTATACTTTGCACGGCTATAACTTGCATTTTTTCCTCAAATCACTCTAG
- the gltB gene encoding glutamate synthase large subunit → MAQQNKPKTDNIHQIDTYWGPRWLVEERDACGVGFIADVRGSGSHQLIEQALLALGCLEHRGGCSADQDSGDGSGMMTAIPRDVLAPWFAENGLNMPESERLGVGMVFLPQAAQERAEAKSHIEEIVNKYNIKILGWRTVPVRPEVLGRQARENQPYVEQILVTSPDLAGSQFDRLLYIARSEVGKQLADDFYFCSFSCRTIVYKGMVRGEILREFYLDLQNTAYSSQFAIYHRRFSTNTQPKWPLAQPMRLLGHNGEINTLLGNINWMSAREPALETEGWTHEELQSLTPIVNPANSDSYNLDSALELLVRTGRSPLEAAMILVPEAYNNQPDLQDYPEIIDFYEYYSGLQEPWDGPALLVFSDGGIVGACLDRNGLRPARYSITNNGYIVVSSEAGTIPLDETTIIEKGRLGPGQMIAVDLEKGEIKRNWPIKQEIARANPYGAWVKSQRTLIDKETAIDIPAPSHLLPRQTAFGYTAEDVDMIIVPMAEQGKEPTFCMGDDTPLAVLSSKPHLLYDYFKQRFAQVTNPPIDPLRESLVMSLTMYLGRRGNILKLGVDDAHLLKLDSPLLNNAELAKVKTSSYRTAELSTLYDLTTGPGGLETAIAHLCAEAAKKVASGAEILILSDRTAPIDEKTSYIPPLLAVGAVHHHLIRSHLRLKASIVIDTAQCWSTHHFACLIGYGASAVCPYLALETIAQWWIEPKTQKLMENGKLEAISLEKALINYRKSVEAGLLKILSKMGISLLSSYHGAQIFEAIGLSADLVKLAFNGTTSRVGGLSIAEVAQEAIAFHSKAFPNLTAKKLENYGFVNYRPGGEYHMNSPEMAKALHKAVAAHSQGEGYDHYETYRQILQQRPVTALRDLLEFNSDRASIAIEAVESIESILQRFCTGGMSLGALGREAHETLAIAMNRIGGKSNSGEGGEDPIRYTSLSDVDAEGHSVTMPHLNGLKNGDTANSAIKQIASGRFGVTPEYLMSGKQLEIKMAQGAKPGEGGQLPGKKVSSYIAMLRRSKPGVTLISPPPHHDIYSIEDLAQLIYDLHQINPRAKVSVKLVAEIGIGTIAAGVAKANADIIQISGHDGGTGASPLSSIKHAGSPWELGVTEVHRMLMENQLRHRVILRADGGLKTGWDILMAALMGAEEFGFGSISMIAEGCIMARVCHTNNCPVGVATQQERLRTRFPGIPAHVVNFFTLVAEETRQLLAKLGYHSLNEVIGRADLLKVRSDARLTKTESLNLDCLLNLPDGRSDRSWLQHEEVHSNGAVLDDEILADSEIKQAIEQQGTVSKTYRIVNTDRSVGARIAGVIAQKYGNDGFEGEIKLNFQGAAGQSFGAFNLPGVNLHLEGEANDYVGKGIYGGEIVILPPQNANYQPEDNAIIGNTCLYGATGGVLYANGRAGERFAVRNSTAKAVIEGAGDHLCEYMTGGVIVVLGSVGRNVGAGMTGGLAYILDPSLPEKLNPEIVKIQRVGTAAGAEQLKSLIEAHVERTNSPKGKLILANWDSYLGQFWQVVPPSEADSPEAQISAEKTLTSV, encoded by the coding sequence ATGGCGCAACAAAATAAACCAAAAACCGACAATATCCACCAAATCGATACCTATTGGGGTCCCCGATGGCTCGTAGAGGAACGGGACGCTTGCGGAGTCGGTTTTATTGCCGATGTGCGCGGTTCCGGCAGCCATCAACTGATCGAACAGGCCCTTTTAGCCTTAGGTTGTTTGGAACACCGGGGAGGCTGCAGCGCCGATCAGGATTCCGGGGACGGGTCCGGTATGATGACCGCTATCCCCAGAGATGTCCTCGCTCCTTGGTTCGCCGAAAATGGCTTAAATATGCCGGAATCTGAGCGCCTAGGGGTGGGTATGGTCTTTCTTCCCCAAGCGGCCCAAGAACGAGCCGAGGCTAAATCACATATCGAGGAAATTGTCAATAAATATAATATTAAGATTTTAGGTTGGCGCACTGTTCCCGTCCGTCCCGAAGTCCTCGGAAGACAAGCAAGGGAAAATCAACCCTACGTCGAGCAAATTCTGGTTACTTCCCCCGATTTAGCCGGTTCTCAATTCGATCGCCTACTCTATATTGCCCGTTCTGAAGTGGGTAAGCAACTGGCCGATGATTTCTATTTCTGTTCCTTTTCCTGTCGCACCATTGTCTATAAAGGCATGGTACGGGGCGAAATCCTGCGAGAATTCTATCTAGACCTGCAAAATACCGCCTATAGCAGTCAATTCGCTATTTATCACCGACGTTTTAGCACCAATACCCAACCAAAATGGCCCCTCGCTCAACCGATGCGCTTATTGGGTCATAACGGCGAAATTAACACCCTTTTGGGCAATATTAACTGGATGTCGGCCCGGGAACCCGCTTTAGAAACGGAAGGTTGGACCCACGAAGAATTACAATCCCTGACTCCCATTGTTAACCCCGCTAACAGCGACTCCTATAACCTCGATAGCGCCCTAGAATTATTGGTGAGAACCGGTCGCAGTCCCCTAGAAGCAGCTATGATCCTAGTGCCGGAGGCCTACAATAATCAGCCGGATTTACAGGATTATCCCGAAATTATCGACTTCTACGAATACTATAGCGGTTTACAGGAACCCTGGGACGGTCCGGCTTTACTGGTCTTCAGTGACGGGGGAATCGTCGGCGCTTGTTTGGACCGCAACGGTTTGCGACCGGCCCGTTATAGCATTACTAACAACGGTTATATCGTCGTTTCCTCGGAAGCGGGAACTATTCCCCTCGATGAAACCACCATTATCGAAAAAGGTCGTCTCGGCCCCGGTCAAATGATCGCAGTTGACCTAGAAAAAGGCGAAATTAAGCGTAATTGGCCGATTAAACAGGAAATTGCCCGAGCTAATCCCTACGGTGCATGGGTTAAATCCCAACGCACCTTGATTGACAAAGAAACAGCGATAGACATTCCCGCTCCTAGTCATCTCCTTCCCCGGCAAACCGCTTTCGGTTATACTGCCGAAGATGTGGATATGATTATCGTTCCCATGGCAGAACAGGGAAAAGAACCGACTTTCTGTATGGGTGATGACACTCCCCTAGCGGTCCTCTCCAGTAAACCCCATCTTCTCTACGATTACTTTAAACAACGTTTTGCCCAAGTTACTAACCCCCCCATCGATCCCTTACGGGAAAGTTTAGTCATGTCCTTGACTATGTATCTGGGACGACGGGGCAATATACTTAAATTAGGGGTTGATGACGCACATTTACTGAAATTAGACTCTCCCCTGCTCAATAATGCGGAATTAGCCAAAGTTAAAACCTCTAGCTACAGAACAGCCGAACTTTCTACCCTTTATGATCTGACCACCGGACCGGGGGGATTAGAAACCGCGATCGCTCATTTGTGCGCTGAGGCCGCCAAGAAAGTAGCATCGGGAGCGGAAATTTTAATTCTCAGTGACAGGACTGCTCCTATTGACGAAAAAACTAGCTATATTCCCCCCTTATTAGCTGTTGGTGCCGTCCATCATCACCTGATTCGCTCACACTTGCGTTTAAAAGCTTCGATCGTTATCGACACGGCCCAATGTTGGAGTACCCATCACTTCGCTTGTCTAATTGGTTATGGCGCTTCCGCAGTCTGTCCCTATCTGGCCCTAGAAACGATCGCCCAGTGGTGGATCGAGCCAAAAACTCAGAAATTGATGGAAAATGGCAAATTAGAAGCTATTAGCCTCGAAAAAGCCCTAATTAATTACCGCAAATCCGTAGAAGCAGGATTACTGAAAATCCTCTCGAAAATGGGTATTTCTCTCCTATCTTCCTACCATGGGGCGCAAATTTTCGAGGCGATCGGTCTGTCGGCAGATTTAGTTAAACTAGCTTTTAACGGTACTACCAGTCGCGTCGGGGGTTTAAGCATTGCTGAAGTGGCCCAAGAAGCGATCGCATTCCACAGCAAAGCTTTTCCCAATCTTACCGCTAAAAAACTAGAAAACTACGGTTTTGTCAACTACCGTCCGGGGGGAGAATACCACATGAATTCCCCAGAAATGGCGAAAGCACTCCATAAAGCCGTGGCCGCTCACTCCCAAGGGGAAGGATATGACCATTACGAAACCTATCGCCAAATCTTGCAGCAAAGACCCGTTACTGCATTGCGCGATTTATTAGAATTTAACAGCGATCGAGCCTCAATTGCCATCGAAGCAGTAGAATCGATCGAAAGTATCCTGCAACGCTTCTGCACAGGGGGAATGTCCCTCGGTGCCTTGGGCCGGGAAGCACACGAAACCCTAGCGATCGCCATGAATCGCATCGGAGGTAAGTCCAATTCCGGAGAAGGGGGAGAAGATCCGATCCGTTACACCAGCTTAAGCGATGTGGATGCAGAAGGACATTCCGTGACTATGCCCCATCTAAACGGCTTAAAAAACGGTGATACGGCTAATTCTGCCATTAAACAGATAGCTTCGGGTCGTTTTGGAGTCACTCCCGAATACTTAATGAGTGGAAAACAGCTAGAGATTAAAATGGCCCAGGGAGCAAAACCGGGAGAAGGAGGTCAATTACCCGGGAAAAAAGTCAGTTCCTATATTGCCATGTTACGGCGATCAAAACCGGGAGTAACTTTGATTTCTCCCCCTCCTCACCACGATATCTACTCGATCGAAGATTTAGCGCAATTAATCTACGATTTACACCAAATTAACCCCCGGGCCAAAGTTTCCGTCAAATTAGTGGCCGAGATCGGTATCGGCACAATTGCGGCCGGAGTTGCCAAAGCTAACGCTGATATTATCCAGATTTCTGGCCACGATGGTGGTACAGGTGCATCACCCCTAAGTTCGATCAAACACGCAGGTAGTCCCTGGGAATTGGGAGTAACGGAAGTGCATCGGATGTTAATGGAAAATCAACTGCGTCATCGGGTGATTTTGCGCGCAGATGGAGGACTAAAAACCGGTTGGGATATCCTCATGGCTGCTCTGATGGGTGCGGAGGAATTCGGTTTTGGTTCCATTTCCATGATTGCCGAGGGGTGCATCATGGCCCGCGTCTGTCACACGAATAATTGCCCTGTGGGAGTCGCTACCCAGCAGGAACGTCTCCGCACTCGTTTTCCAGGAATTCCCGCTCATGTGGTCAATTTCTTTACTTTGGTGGCCGAGGAAACGCGGCAATTATTAGCGAAATTAGGCTATCACAGTTTAAATGAGGTGATTGGCCGGGCAGATCTGTTAAAAGTGCGCTCCGATGCTCGTTTAACTAAGACAGAATCCCTCAATCTTGATTGTTTGTTGAATTTACCCGATGGCCGTAGCGATCGCTCTTGGTTGCAGCACGAGGAAGTACATAGTAACGGTGCTGTCCTCGATGACGAGATTCTAGCAGATAGCGAGATTAAACAGGCGATCGAGCAACAGGGAACCGTCAGCAAAACCTACAGGATTGTCAATACCGATCGCTCCGTGGGGGCGAGAATTGCGGGGGTAATTGCCCAAAAATACGGTAATGACGGCTTTGAAGGCGAAATTAAGCTCAATTTCCAGGGTGCGGCCGGTCAAAGTTTCGGAGCATTTAATTTACCCGGTGTCAATCTCCATTTAGAGGGAGAAGCTAACGATTATGTGGGTAAAGGCATCTACGGCGGCGAAATCGTCATCTTACCGCCCCAAAACGCCAATTATCAGCCCGAAGATAACGCTATCATCGGTAATACCTGTCTCTACGGGGCCACCGGTGGGGTGTTATACGCTAATGGTCGCGCTGGTGAACGTTTTGCTGTCCGCAATTCCACTGCGAAAGCAGTTATCGAAGGGGCCGGGGACCACCTCTGTGAATATATGACCGGGGGGGTAATTGTCGTGCTTGGTTCCGTCGGTCGCAACGTCGGCGCCGGGATGACGGGAGGATTAGCTTATATCCTTGATCCGTCCCTACCGGAGAAACTCAACCCCGAAATTGTCAAGATTCAACGGGTTGGCACGGCTGCTGGTGCGGAACAGTTAAAATCTTTAATTGAGGCCCATGTAGAACGCACTAATAGCCCCAAAGGTAAGTTAATTTTAGCTAATTGGGATAGCTATCTCGGTCAATTCTGGCAAGTGGTCCCTCCCTCGGAAGCGGATAGTCCCGAAGCGCAAATTAGCGCGGAGAAAACCTTAACTTCGGTGTAA
- a CDS encoding zinc ribbon domain-containing protein, translated as MPHRCEKRYRWFPSSKRCNNCGHIVEKMPLSVREWECPECGTCHERDVNASKNILAAGLAVSVWVASVRPEQSKSVKATAKKQKPRS; from the coding sequence GTGCCGCACAGATGCGAGAAACGCTATAGATGGTTTCCTAGTTCAAAACGGTGCAATAATTGTGGGCATATCGTTGAGAAAATGCCGTTAAGTGTCCGAGAATGGGAGTGTCCTGAATGTGGAACTTGCCATGAAAGGGATGTTAACGCCAGTAAAAACATTTTGGCCGCAGGGCTTGCGGTATCAGTCTGGGTCGCGAGTGTCAGACCCGAACAGAGCAAGTCTGTGAAGGCAACTGCTAAGAAGCAGAAACCTAGATCGTGA
- a CDS encoding CsbD family protein yields the protein MSLKDRTEATAKNIEGKVQEAVGDLTGDSKAQAEGKEKQAEAKVRHTIEDVKDEVKKIID from the coding sequence ATGAGCTTAAAAGATAGAACCGAGGCAACCGCCAAAAATATCGAAGGTAAAGTTCAAGAAGCAGTAGGAGATCTGACTGGCGATTCCAAAGCTCAAGCAGAGGGCAAGGAAAAACAGGCAGAGGCAAAAGTTCGTCACACTATCGAAGATGTGAAAGATGAAGTCAAAAAAATTATTGATTAG
- a CDS encoding general stress protein — protein sequence MTLTNRKRAVGIFSSYQEAEKALNGLRDDGFAMNEVSIIAKEPERLEQSNRIGETRVQELTETKTTHIDEGAKTGAAAGGAIGGLTGLLVGLGILAIPGVGPVMLAGAAATAIATTLAGGAIGTATGGLVGGLIGLGIPEDRARVYHDYVVRGDYLLIVDGADADILQAETILKRRGIREWEIYNALAIEGYVDPPASRL from the coding sequence ATGACTTTAACTAACCGTAAACGAGCCGTGGGAATCTTCTCTAGCTATCAAGAGGCAGAGAAGGCACTGAATGGATTACGAGATGACGGATTTGCCATGAATGAGGTATCAATCATTGCCAAAGAGCCTGAACGACTGGAGCAGAGCAACCGGATTGGTGAGACACGAGTTCAAGAGCTTACCGAAACAAAAACAACTCATATTGACGAAGGAGCAAAGACCGGGGCAGCTGCAGGCGGAGCCATCGGAGGACTGACAGGCTTGCTGGTTGGGTTGGGCATATTGGCAATTCCTGGAGTGGGCCCCGTCATGTTGGCAGGGGCGGCTGCAACTGCGATCGCTACCACGTTAGCTGGCGGTGCAATCGGGACGGCTACCGGAGGTTTGGTAGGTGGTCTAATTGGTCTAGGAATTCCAGAAGATCGGGCACGAGTCTATCACGATTATGTGGTTCGTGGAGACTACCTGTTGATCGTGGACGGTGCAGATGCTGACATCCTTCAGGCTGAAACAATTCTAAAGCGCCGAGGGATTCGCGAGTGGGAAATTTACAATGCCCTAGCAATTGAAGGCTATGTCGATCCTCCTGCTTCTCGTTTGTAA
- a CDS encoding PEP-CTERM sorting domain-containing protein: protein MSDYDVGFAQLGYLGDGSQGRAYQQLFQLAPVSSSVPEPSSVLGLLAFGTLGAGAVLTRKIKPSKSTGKELEKDS from the coding sequence TTGTCTGATTATGATGTTGGTTTTGCCCAATTGGGATACCTTGGTGATGGATCACAGGGAAGGGCATACCAGCAACTTTTTCAACTTGCCCCTGTTTCCAGTTCAGTTCCCGAACCCTCCTCTGTTCTTGGGCTTCTTGCCTTCGGCACTTTAGGAGCAGGTGCAGTCCTCACGCGCAAAATTAAACCATCTAAATCCACTGGAAAAGAACTAGAAAAAGATTCCTAA